The sequence CATTTCAAGATATGCTTCTAACTCGCATTGTATTGGTTTAAGATATGGCAACCAAAACGGAAATAATCTTGGGATTACATCTGCAACAGTTACAAGTTTTAACACAGATGGTTTCACGATTAATACGGACAGTTTTGCCGATGGAATTGTAGTAATATATCAAGCCTTTAGGTAATCTATGAAAAAATCAACCAGATATATACAGTTATTTTTATTGGGAATATTCCTAAATAAGTTCATGGTTTCCAATGCACAAGATGCGATTCATAATTTTGGAAATCTTCAATTTCATACAACTGCCTCTGTTGGATTTCATATTAACTTGATAGATGATGGTGTCTTTGATAAAAATCAAGGACTAACCGGTTTTTATAGCCAAAATCAGTTGAGAGTTTCCGGGACTTCAAGCCCAATTTTTGATGACTTGGAAATTGTTGCAGAAAACGGGTTAATTCTTGAAACTTGGATGGGAGTCACTAACAATCTAAACTTTGTTGTAGGTGATATCATTACTTCAAAAAATGAAAATAACAGTTATCTCAATTTCATAGATACTTCATTTTATGCTGGTTCTGGAAACCTCACTCATATTAACGGATATGCAGGTGCCACAAACAAGGAACTGATTACTTTTCCGGTAGGTGATGGTGACCGGATAAGGCACCTTACATTGACATCTGATGCAATTAACAGTTTGGCCAGATGTGCTTATTTTAATGAAGACCCCAACAATCCCATTTCTTTAACTCAACAATTTAATACCGACAACAAGGAATTTGATGACTTACAAATAAGTGAATTAGAGTTCTGGCGATTAGAAGGTAATCAACCTTCGGTAGTAAACTTAACTTGGGACATTAACAGCAATACAGGATTACTGGCTGAAGATATTGAAAACCTAATGGTTGTTGGTTGGAACAAGACAGAAAATAGGTGGGAAAGATTAGGTAATTCTTCTATTTCTGGAAATATGCAAGTAGGCAGCATTACTTCAGAAACTTTTGTTCCAGACGACTATGAAATAATTACTTTAGGAGGCACCGATGATCTTTTGGAGCCTTTTACCGTTTTAGACTTGGATAATTACTTTTTGACCCCAAATGATGATGGCGTAAATGACTTTTTATTGATAGAAGGTATTGAAAATACTCCCAATAATCTTCTTAACATTTAC is a genomic window of Flagellimonas sp. CMM7 containing:
- a CDS encoding gliding motility-associated C-terminal domain-containing protein yields the protein MKKSTRYIQLFLLGIFLNKFMVSNAQDAIHNFGNLQFHTTASVGFHINLIDDGVFDKNQGLTGFYSQNQLRVSGTSSPIFDDLEIVAENGLILETWMGVTNNLNFVVGDIITSKNENNSYLNFIDTSFYAGSGNLTHINGYAGATNKELITFPVGDGDRIRHLTLTSDAINSLARCAYFNEDPNNPISLTQQFNTDNKEFDDLQISELEFWRLEGNQPSVVNLTWDINSNTGLLAEDIENLMVVGWNKTENRWERLGNSSISGNMQVGSITSETFVPDDYEIITLGGTDDLLEPFTVLDLDNYFLTPNDDGVNDFLLIEGIENTPNNLLNIYNRYGVLVYSKLNYSNEFKGQSNRNTVISRSSGLSAGIYFYTLTVNDTREKFQGYMYISD